In one Shewanella loihica PV-4 genomic region, the following are encoded:
- a CDS encoding NAD(P)H-dependent oxidoreductase encodes MSEPQQAVLLLLAHPSQHRSEVNLPLFELAKTIPGVTTVDLYGEYPEFDIDIEREQQRLLAHDVVIFQFPLYWYSTPAILKEWQDLVLEYGFAYGTDGNALKGKRFFCAITAGGKEEAYQAEGYNHFTLKQLLAPLEQTASLTGMRYLPPFALFGARTAVEDGLMAQHLEEWRELLTALVAGKLNRRLAAKLERLNGHLDQIITG; translated from the coding sequence ATGTCAGAGCCACAACAAGCCGTACTCCTGTTATTGGCGCATCCTTCCCAACATAGATCTGAAGTTAATCTGCCCCTGTTTGAACTGGCCAAGACGATACCCGGTGTCACCACTGTGGATCTCTATGGCGAGTATCCCGAGTTTGATATCGACATAGAGCGCGAGCAGCAGCGCCTGCTGGCCCATGATGTGGTGATCTTTCAGTTTCCCCTCTACTGGTATTCCACGCCCGCCATCCTAAAGGAGTGGCAAGACCTGGTGCTGGAATATGGCTTTGCCTATGGCACGGATGGCAATGCACTCAAGGGTAAGCGCTTCTTCTGCGCCATCACGGCCGGGGGTAAGGAGGAGGCCTATCAGGCCGAGGGTTACAATCATTTCACCCTGAAACAGCTGCTGGCGCCGTTGGAGCAGACCGCCAGCCTCACCGGTATGCGTTATCTGCCGCCATTCGCATTGTTTGGTGCCCGCACCGCCGTCGAAGATGGCCTGATGGCGCAGCACCTCGAGGAGTGGCGCGAGCTGCTCACAGCCCTGGTGGCGGGCAAGCTCAATCGCCGTCTGGCCGCCAAGCTTGAGAGGTTAAACGGCCATCTGGATCAGATCATCACGGGGTAA
- a CDS encoding GNAT family N-acetyltransferase: protein MTKADTGAAPTLIETPRLTMRQFVMEDAEAVYRFSSHPEVVRYTGDEDAVKSLDDARHVIEKYWLAGYRDPGYARYALIHKQSNELIGFCGVKYEPLLNRGLGGVDIGYRMLPEYWGKGLATEAVIACLHYAREILGIACVYAEVMVENVASSRVLEKAGMEQIDCYEDDGVRLYLFRTPE from the coding sequence ATGACTAAAGCGGATACGGGCGCAGCGCCTACTCTGATCGAGACACCCAGGCTCACCATGCGCCAGTTTGTGATGGAGGATGCAGAGGCGGTGTACCGTTTCTCCTCTCATCCAGAGGTGGTGCGTTATACCGGCGATGAGGATGCGGTCAAGAGCCTGGATGATGCCAGGCATGTCATTGAGAAGTATTGGCTCGCAGGTTATCGCGACCCAGGCTATGCCCGTTATGCGCTGATCCACAAGCAGAGCAATGAGCTTATCGGCTTCTGCGGCGTCAAGTATGAGCCGCTGCTCAACCGCGGCCTGGGCGGGGTGGATATCGGCTATCGCATGCTGCCCGAGTATTGGGGCAAGGGGCTGGCCACCGAGGCCGTGATTGCCTGTCTGCATTACGCCAGAGAGATATTAGGCATAGCCTGCGTTTATGCCGAGGTGATGGTGGAAAACGTCGCCTCCAGCCGTGTGCTGGAAAAGGCGGGTATGGAGCAGATAGACTGCTACGAGGATGACGGGGTTCGCCTCTATCTCTTCCGCACCCCCGAATAA
- the metA gene encoding homoserine O-acetyltransferase MetA — translation MPVKIPDNLPAAEILESENIFVMSETRAANQDIRPMKVLILNLMPNKIETETQLLRLLGNTPLQVDVDLLRIHDKVSKHTSIDHMNNFYRDFEAVRHKNYDGLIITGAPLGQIEFEEVTYWDHIREIIDWSQHHVTSVLFLCWAAHAALYHLYGLQRKLLSAKRSGVFNHQRTHKHFPLLRGFDDEFFAPHSRFAEMEVADLKAHKELQVLAESDEAGAYLVLSRNNRNLFVMGHPEYQKSTLKDEYQRDLAEGLNPRVPKNYFRGDDPSQAPVARWHGHGSLLVSNWLNYYVYQLTPYDLHDMSAITPWEHEYKDAEDND, via the coding sequence ATGCCGGTAAAAATTCCCGATAATCTGCCAGCGGCGGAAATTCTCGAATCAGAAAATATCTTTGTCATGTCCGAGACCCGGGCGGCCAATCAGGATATCAGACCCATGAAGGTGCTGATCCTCAACCTGATGCCAAACAAGATAGAGACTGAGACTCAGCTGCTTCGCCTCCTGGGTAATACCCCCTTGCAGGTGGATGTGGATCTGCTGCGCATCCATGACAAGGTCTCCAAGCACACCTCTATCGACCATATGAACAACTTCTATCGTGATTTCGAGGCGGTGCGCCATAAGAATTACGATGGCCTGATCATCACGGGCGCGCCTTTGGGGCAGATAGAGTTTGAAGAGGTAACCTACTGGGATCATATTCGCGAGATCATCGACTGGTCCCAGCACCATGTGACCTCGGTGCTGTTTCTCTGCTGGGCGGCCCACGCGGCCCTGTATCACCTCTATGGCCTGCAGCGTAAGCTGCTCTCGGCCAAGCGCTCCGGAGTGTTTAATCACCAGCGCACCCATAAACATTTTCCGCTGCTGCGGGGCTTTGACGATGAGTTCTTCGCGCCCCATTCTCGCTTTGCCGAGATGGAAGTGGCCGATCTCAAGGCTCACAAGGAGCTGCAGGTGCTGGCCGAGTCCGACGAGGCGGGCGCCTACCTGGTGCTGAGCCGCAACAATCGCAACCTGTTTGTGATGGGCCACCCCGAATATCAGAAATCCACCCTGAAAGACGAGTATCAGCGAGATCTCGCCGAAGGCCTTAACCCGAGAGTGCCGAAAAACTATTTTCGCGGCGATGACCCCAGTCAGGCGCCAGTCGCCCGCTGGCATGGTCACGGCAGTCTCTTGGTCAGCAACTGGCTTAACTACTATGTCTACCAGCTGACCCCCTATGATCTCCATGATATGAGCGCTATCACCCCCTGGGAGCATGAGTACAAGGATGCCGAGGACAATGACTAA
- a CDS encoding YbaY family lipoprotein → MNRWLKPLAAVAMSAGLLTACATPNASVEIQGEVWFKERIALPPQAVLSVQIQDVSKMDAPAVVLAAFERDDVTTPAPFGFVIPRDQFEAGHTYSVGAKITLDGKLMFINTQSYPIDLGDSAPISVLVQRVGG, encoded by the coding sequence ATGAACAGATGGTTAAAACCCCTAGCGGCAGTGGCGATGAGTGCGGGCCTGTTGACGGCTTGTGCAACCCCTAATGCCAGCGTGGAGATCCAGGGGGAGGTTTGGTTTAAGGAGCGAATCGCCTTACCACCCCAGGCTGTGCTGTCAGTGCAGATCCAGGACGTGTCTAAGATGGATGCGCCTGCCGTGGTGTTAGCGGCCTTCGAGCGCGACGATGTGACCACGCCGGCACCCTTTGGTTTTGTCATCCCAAGGGATCAGTTCGAGGCGGGACACACCTATAGTGTGGGCGCCAAGATCACCCTGGATGGCAAGCTGATGTTCATCAATACTCAATCCTACCCCATAGATTTAGGCGATAGTGCGCCTATCTCTGTGCTAGTGCAGCGCGTCGGCGGTTAA
- a CDS encoding SDR family NAD(P)-dependent oxidoreductase produces MSQATAIIVGASSLVSREIAKQLAEQGVELALLAQDTESLKEFSQSLPTQVSLHELAIERPKDIIATLESIWQQLGGAHLVIVNTGLNGYDASLPWQLEQDIITVNVQGYSAICNTAFRLFVDQGYGQLAAINSIAGLRGGPSVAYHASKAYASSYLEGLSMHAQRLKLPITISDLQLGLLDKAAMQQSRLWLSPPHEVARQALKAMQKGKRRAYITKRWRLVAWLTKLLPEFIYNTRHWRTKEERKAARAAKKAQ; encoded by the coding sequence ATGTCTCAAGCTACTGCAATAATTGTGGGCGCCAGCTCACTCGTTAGTCGTGAAATTGCCAAACAACTTGCCGAGCAAGGCGTCGAACTGGCCCTGCTGGCACAAGATACCGAATCCCTTAAGGAATTTTCTCAGTCTCTGCCTACCCAGGTCAGCCTACATGAGCTGGCGATAGAGAGACCAAAGGATATCATCGCCACCCTGGAAAGCATCTGGCAGCAACTGGGCGGCGCCCATCTGGTGATCGTCAATACCGGCCTCAATGGCTATGACGCCTCCCTGCCCTGGCAACTGGAACAGGATATTATTACCGTCAATGTGCAGGGCTATAGCGCCATATGCAATACGGCATTCAGACTATTTGTCGATCAAGGCTATGGCCAGCTTGCCGCCATTAACTCCATCGCCGGACTGAGGGGCGGCCCCAGCGTGGCCTATCATGCCTCCAAGGCCTATGCCAGCAGCTACCTCGAAGGGCTGAGCATGCATGCCCAGCGCCTCAAGCTGCCGATCACCATTAGCGATCTTCAGCTTGGTCTGCTGGACAAGGCGGCCATGCAGCAGAGCCGTCTCTGGCTATCACCACCCCATGAGGTGGCGCGCCAGGCACTCAAAGCGATGCAGAAAGGTAAGCGCCGCGCCTATATCACCAAGCGTTGGCGTCTGGTGGCCTGGTTAACCAAGCTGCTGCCTGAATTTATCTACAACACGCGTCACTGGCGTACCAAGGAAGAGCGCAAGGCGGCCAGAGCGGCCAAGAAGGCCCAATAG
- the ompW gene encoding outer membrane protein OmpW: protein MMKKTIVSGLIAAALLSTGFAASAHQAGDIIVRAGGVVVAPNESSEDVAGFGEFNISSNTQLGLNFGYMLTDNIGIELLAATPFSHDVSLKGVGKIAETKHLPPTLVAQYYFGSADSKLRPYIGAGVNFTNFFDSEFTNDLDGALTDLSLSNSWGLAAQAGIDYQVNKNWLVNASVWYAKINTDVNFKLAGQAVSIETDIDPWVYMVSVGYTF, encoded by the coding sequence ATGATGAAAAAAACTATCGTTTCAGGTCTGATCGCTGCCGCCCTACTGTCTACTGGATTTGCCGCTTCTGCTCACCAAGCTGGTGACATCATCGTTCGTGCCGGTGGTGTTGTTGTTGCCCCTAATGAGTCGAGCGAAGACGTTGCTGGTTTTGGCGAATTCAACATCAGCAGCAACACGCAGCTGGGTCTGAACTTCGGTTACATGCTGACCGACAACATTGGTATCGAGTTGTTGGCCGCTACCCCTTTTAGCCATGACGTATCGCTAAAAGGCGTTGGTAAGATTGCCGAGACCAAGCACCTGCCACCTACCTTAGTGGCTCAATATTACTTTGGTTCGGCCGATTCTAAGCTACGTCCTTATATCGGTGCCGGTGTGAACTTCACTAACTTCTTCGACAGTGAATTTACCAATGACCTCGATGGTGCATTGACCGACCTTAGCCTAAGCAACTCATGGGGCTTAGCGGCGCAAGCGGGTATCGACTACCAAGTGAACAAGAACTGGTTGGTTAACGCCTCAGTGTGGTACGCCAAGATCAATACCGACGTGAACTTCAAGCTTGCCGGTCAAGCGGTTAGCATCGAAACCGATATCGATCCTTGGGTTTACATGGTGAGCGTAGGCTACACATTCTAA